One Nerophis ophidion isolate RoL-2023_Sa linkage group LG06, RoL_Noph_v1.0, whole genome shotgun sequence genomic region harbors:
- the LOC133554929 gene encoding rhodopsin: MNGTEGPYFYIPMMNTTGIVRSPYEYPQYYLVNPAAYAALGAYMFFLILLGFPINFLTLYVTLEHKKLRTPLNYILLNLAVANLFMVFGGFTTTMYTSMHGYFVLGRLGCNVEGFFATLGGEIALWSLVVLAIERWVVVCKPISNFRFTENHAIMGLAFTWVMACACAVPPLVGWSRYIPEGMQCSCGVDYYTRAEGFNNESFVVYMFVCHFVMPLTIVFFCYGRLLCAVKEAAAAQQESETTQRAEREVTRMVVIMVIAFLVCWVPYAGVAWWIFTHQGAEFGPVFMTIPAFFAKSSSIYNPMIYICMNKQFRHCMITTMCCGKNPFEEEEGASTTKTEASSVSSSSVSPA; the protein is encoded by the coding sequence ATGAACGGCACGGAGGGACCTTATTTCTACATCCCTATGATGAACACCACCGGCATTGTCCGGAGTCCTTATGAATACCCTCAGTACTACCTTGTCAACCCAGCAGCCTACGCTGCTCTGGGTGCTTATATGTTCTTTCTCATCCTTCTCGGCTTTCCCATCAACTTCCTCACTCTCTACGTCACCCTCGAACACAAGAAGCTGCGAACCCCTCTAAACTACATCTTGCTGAATCTGGCGGTGGCTAACCTCTTCATGGTGTTCGGAGGATTCACCACAACGATGTACACTTCCATGCATGGCTACTTTGTCCTGGGGCGCCTGGGTTGCAACGTGGAGGGATTCTTTGCTACCCTTGGCGGTGAAATCGCCCTCTGGTCCCTGGTGGTTCTGGCTATTGAGAGGTGGGTGGTCGTCTGCAAACCCATCAGCAACTTCCGTTTCACCGAGAACCACGCCATTATGGGTTTGGCCTTCACCTGGGTGATGGCCTGTGCTTGCGCCGTCCCTCCCCTTGTCGGCTGGTCCCGTTATATCCCAGAGGGCATGCAGTGCTCATGCGGCGTGGACTACTACACACGCGCCGAGGGTTTTAACAACGAGTCCTTTGTGGTTTACATGTTCGTCTGCCACTTTGTCATGCCCCTGACCATCGTCTTCTTCTGCTACGGTCGTCTGCTATGTGCCGTCAAGGAGGCTGCCGCTGCCCAGCAGGAGTCCGAAACCACCCAGAGGGCTGAGAGAGAAGTCACTCGCATGGTTGTGATCATGGTCATTGCCTTCCTAGTATGTTGGGTGCCCTATGCCGGGGTGGCCTGGTGGATCTTTACACATCAGGGCGCTGAGTTCGGACCGGTCTTTATGACCATCCCGGCTTTCTTTGCCAAGAGCTCCTCCATCTACAACCCCATGATCTACATCTGCATGAACAAGCAGTTCCGCCACTGCATGATCACCACCATGTGCTGCGGGAAGAACCCCTTCGAAGAGGAGGAGGGTGCATCCACTACCAAAACCGAGGCCTCCTCCGTCTCCTCCAGCTCCGTCTCCCCTGCATAA